The Deltaproteobacteria bacterium genome has a segment encoding these proteins:
- a CDS encoding lytic transglycosylase domain-containing protein: protein MKTGAAMIALALGMSYGLVATDASAQASPPVKTASLRAPGVEERRVASLPKLLSPSDAALYHKVFALQEDGRWREADALIPRIRDRMLMGHVRFQRLMHPTLYRSSYGELWTWMEAYADHPGARRVYRLAKRRQPKGWKSPRSPARAMLVPELKSDPEPAVGWTRGEDRREVARDTGERSRKLAPEAREIRRQVWRWVSKGQVTKAYRFLEARGRDGSLDAVSFDENLVWIARGYFFFGKDREALAVAHRALARSGNRVPLAYWWAGLASWRLGKPSAAADYFRDLAESRSVTPWLASAGGYWASRSYRAAGKSARVVPMLRAAARHPRTFYGLLALTALRRQPSLDFGMRRLNAEDLEALLSMQPVRRALALIQVGEHVRAGTELRRFAHRLSPRMAQVMLALASESGLADLSYRTAESLLLRTGVPVDAALYPLPVWKPDGGYTVDRAVVLAVMRQESKFRARVRSPRGARGLMQLMPRTASVVAGKTYRGARRHELLDPVLNVTLGQKYLRYLLSREEVGGNLFFALAAYNSGPAKLRRWKRRVDYRDDPLLFIESIPSRETRIFIERVLTNMWIYRIRFHQPPHSLKTVVSGGWPRYVPMD, encoded by the coding sequence ATGAAAACAGGGGCAGCGATGATCGCGCTGGCGCTCGGGATGAGCTATGGGCTCGTCGCCACGGATGCGTCCGCGCAGGCGTCGCCGCCGGTCAAGACCGCCTCATTGCGGGCTCCCGGCGTGGAGGAACGCAGGGTCGCGAGCCTGCCGAAGCTCCTGTCCCCGAGCGACGCCGCGCTCTACCACAAGGTATTCGCGCTGCAGGAAGACGGGCGCTGGCGGGAGGCGGATGCCCTGATCCCGCGCATCCGGGATCGCATGCTCATGGGTCACGTGCGCTTTCAGCGGCTGATGCACCCGACGCTCTACCGCTCGTCCTACGGGGAGCTGTGGACCTGGATGGAGGCCTACGCGGACCATCCGGGCGCCCGGCGCGTCTACAGGCTGGCCAAGCGCCGCCAGCCCAAGGGCTGGAAATCGCCCCGGTCACCGGCCCGGGCGATGCTGGTGCCCGAGCTCAAGTCCGATCCGGAACCGGCGGTGGGGTGGACGCGCGGCGAGGACCGTCGCGAGGTCGCCCGGGACACCGGCGAACGTTCGCGGAAGCTTGCGCCGGAGGCGCGGGAGATCCGGCGACAGGTCTGGCGGTGGGTGTCCAAAGGTCAGGTTACCAAGGCCTACCGCTTCCTGGAGGCTCGGGGCCGCGACGGCTCGTTGGACGCGGTGAGCTTCGATGAGAATCTGGTCTGGATCGCGCGCGGCTATTTCTTCTTCGGAAAGGACCGCGAGGCCTTGGCCGTGGCGCACCGGGCGCTGGCGCGGTCCGGCAACCGCGTTCCCCTGGCGTACTGGTGGGCCGGGCTGGCTTCCTGGCGCTTGGGGAAACCCTCGGCCGCGGCCGACTATTTCCGGGATCTGGCGGAGTCGCGGTCGGTCACACCATGGCTGGCGTCGGCCGGCGGCTACTGGGCCAGCCGCTCCTATCGGGCGGCCGGCAAGTCGGCTCGCGTTGTCCCGATGCTGCGCGCGGCGGCCCGCCACCCGCGTACCTTCTACGGGCTGCTGGCCCTGACCGCCTTGCGCCGGCAACCCTCCCTGGACTTCGGCATGCGCCGGCTCAATGCCGAGGACCTGGAGGCCCTGCTGAGCATGCAGCCGGTGCGCCGCGCCCTGGCCTTGATCCAGGTGGGCGAGCACGTGCGCGCGGGCACCGAGTTGCGGCGCTTCGCGCACCGGCTGTCCCCGCGGATGGCACAGGTGATGCTGGCCCTCGCCTCCGAATCGGGTTTGGCGGACTTGTCATACCGCACGGCCGAGAGTCTGCTGCTGCGTACCGGAGTCCCGGTGGACGCGGCGTTGTATCCATTGCCGGTCTGGAAGCCCGATGGCGGCTACACCGTCGATCGTGCCGTGGTGCTTGCCGTGATGCGCCAGGAATCGAAGTTCCGGGCGCGTGTCCGCAGCCCGCGCGGGGCGCGCGGTCTGATGCAGCTCATGCCGCGGACCGCCAGCGTCGTGGCGGGAAAGACCTATCGCGGCGCGCGGCGTCACGAGTTGCTGGACCCGGTGCTCAACGTCACCCTGGGCCAAAAGTATCTCCGTTACCTGCTTTCCCGAGAGGAGGTTGGCGGCAACCTCTTCTTCGCGTTGGCCGCCTACAACAGCGGTCCGGCCAAGTTGCGGCGATGGAAACGCCGGGTCGACTACCGGGACGATCCCTTGCTGTTCATCGAAAGCATACCCAGCCGGGAGACCCGCATCTTCATCGAGCGCGTGCTCACGAACATGTGGATCTACCGTATCCGCTTCCACCAACCGCCCCACTCGCTGAAGACCGTCGTGTCGGGAGGCTGGCCCCGCTACGTCCCGATGGATTGA
- a CDS encoding tripartite tricarboxylate transporter substrate-binding protein, whose protein sequence is MMKTHLRIRGIMLLVALVAMVSTGLTAGAADFYAGKTITIVCPYSTGGTYDRMSRLAARFLPKYIPGKPAAIVHNRPGAGGLIGLRSVYRAEPDGLSLIHFASPMVVRSLTGGIKDIDFKKVTWLGSVGGAHYLLAIRSDRPERTIADFQKTKNPVRIGATGPSSLLTQAPRFLQRAGKFNLRLVPGYKGYNPMALAMKQNEVDAVATAGVAVRVNTATREMHKDGTIKLVLSMGGGPPPAPLAAEINALPKFVDAIDDPKDRDAWVAFSGLLSATRPLATTPGVPAERAAILKKAMADMMADPEFVKTATDQGFVLNTLDSKAAEKLILSVFNMPSEIQDRLKTLLK, encoded by the coding sequence ATGATGAAGACACATCTGCGTATCCGCGGGATCATGTTGCTCGTTGCCCTTGTTGCCATGGTATCCACCGGCCTGACAGCCGGAGCGGCGGACTTCTACGCCGGCAAGACCATCACCATCGTCTGTCCCTATTCCACGGGCGGCACCTACGACCGCATGTCGCGGCTCGCCGCCAGGTTCCTTCCCAAGTACATACCCGGGAAACCGGCGGCCATCGTGCACAATCGCCCCGGCGCCGGCGGCCTCATCGGGTTGCGGTCGGTGTACCGTGCCGAGCCCGATGGGCTGTCGCTGATCCACTTTGCCAGTCCCATGGTGGTGCGGAGCCTCACCGGCGGCATCAAGGACATCGACTTCAAGAAAGTGACGTGGCTTGGAAGCGTGGGGGGCGCGCACTATCTCTTGGCGATCCGGTCCGACCGGCCCGAGCGCACCATCGCGGATTTCCAGAAGACCAAGAACCCCGTCCGCATAGGAGCGACGGGACCGAGCTCGTTGCTCACCCAGGCGCCCAGGTTCCTGCAAAGGGCCGGCAAGTTCAACCTCCGCCTGGTGCCCGGCTACAAGGGCTACAATCCCATGGCGCTGGCGATGAAGCAGAACGAGGTGGACGCCGTGGCCACGGCCGGGGTGGCGGTGAGGGTCAACACGGCAACCCGTGAGATGCACAAGGATGGTACCATCAAGCTGGTGCTGTCCATGGGAGGGGGTCCGCCGCCGGCACCCCTCGCCGCGGAAATCAACGCGCTGCCGAAGTTCGTGGACGCCATCGACGACCCCAAGGACCGCGACGCCTGGGTGGCGTTCTCGGGGCTCTTGAGCGCCACCCGCCCGCTCGCGACCACGCCTGGCGTGCCCGCGGAGCGGGCCGCCATCCTCAAGAAGGCGATGGCGGACATGATGGCCGATCCCGAGTTCGTGAAGACCGCCACGGACCAGGGGTTCGTGCTCAATACGTTGGATTCCAAGGCGGCGGAGAAGCTGATCCTGTCGGTCTTCAACATGCCTTCGGAGATCCAGGACCGTTTGAAGACCCTGCTGAAATAG